The genomic window ATAAATGCCGCCGCGGTCGATAAACGAATGTCACGCACGCTGAAACTCTTTATGATCATCTTTGCCTTCGTCAACATATCTCCCGGTGTAGAGCAAAATGCCCTACTGCTTTAGCGCCGCTTTGAACCGTGCTTCCTGCGCCGCGACGAACGGCAGCAGCCCCGGAATATTCTTGAACTTTTCCTTAGCAAGGTCAAAAAGTTCCTGGCCGCGCGGGTCAGCAAGCTCGGTTGCCGCTACCAAACCATCAACAGCGCCTTGAATGTCGTTCCGCTCGAGAGCCTGCTTGGTCCTTTGGGCGATCAATGGATATGCTCGCTGATCGCCTTTTCCTGTTGCCGCGACGACCATCACGGCGGTATTGCGGACATTTTTCGACAACGACCCGTTGCTGACAGCGGCAAGCGCCGGGCCGAACGAGCGTTTGTCGGCAAGCTGAGCAAGCCCCGTATAACCCGCACTTGCAAGCCGCCCGTGCCAAGACGGTGTATTCGAAAGCTTTGTCAGCAATTCGAAAGCACGCGGATCCTTACTCTTGCCGAGGGCCCAAGCCGCTCGGTTGACCACTTGATAACTGGGATCGGCGATCATCGAAACAGCGATATCTGCCGTTTGTTTACTTGCATCTCGTCCCAGAGTTCCGATCGCATCGGCTCTGATCGCCGGAGCAGGATCCTTTACAAGCTTTAACGCGAGAGCTTCGATCTCGGCACTCGGTTTTGTCCCGGATGCCGTGCCGTCCCGGTTTCCCGCGGGTTTCGTGACCGCTCTGAAAGCGTCATCACGAATGCGCCAGAACGCATCTTTTTCCGCCGTCGTGATCATTGCGTTAACGATACGCCCGCGGTCAGGGCCTGAAAGCTTTTTCTCCAACTCTTCCAGCGCCCATTTGCGACCGAGAACATCCTTGTCGTTCTCCATCTGATAGATAAGGTCATCCGTAGATTTTTCAAAGGTCATCTCTTTCAGCAGAGTGCCCTCGTAATCGAAATTGACGAGTTTCGGCTTTGTCGCGGCATCGAAGGTCCAGACGTTCGTCTCTTTTGGCTCCATCCAAACGCGTGAAACCTTACCGTCTATCTCAATATCAACATACGATTGAAAATACGCCGTTTGCGGATATTCATTATTGGGATCGACCTTTTGTGTCTGTTTGGCCGTCAAGGTCAACTTCTTCGCATTTTCGTCGTACGACTGCGTGATCTCGAAGATCGGATGTCCCATTCGGTAAAGCCACTCGTCAAAGAACCAATCCATTGCTTGGCCCGTGGTCTCTTCAATGGCGATCCGGAACTCTTCAGTCGAAACGGGCTGATGCGCGTTGGCCGTAAGATAATGCTTTAATGATGCCGAAAAGGCGGCGTCGCCCAAGTGCTTTCGCAGCATATGCAGAACGGATCCGCCGCCCGGATATGCATAAGAATCAAATATCGCATCCTTATTCTCGTAGTATTTCGTAACGATTGGTCTGCGCAGATCCGAATTCCACGACCTGAGCACCTGATCCTGATTACCGCTGATATCGGTGTAAAGGAATTC from Chloracidobacterium sp. includes these protein-coding regions:
- a CDS encoding M1 family metallopeptidase — translated: MKTRPYFLLVLFLFITAFSSTPASAVPYRPYDPFVQKDGEVKKLPPVNWIRSREIDVKHIDIDLKFDWDKEQAAGSSAITFVPFTTTRVITLDAAMMSIEGVSMNGVPLKFTYDGKLANDNLSIDLGRFVSVGETVKVKVDYKTNYVNTAMGDTPIGGFGRGLRFIKPTEDEPNKPHQIWSQGETEFNRYWFPSYDTPNDFRTTTLTATAAKPFYVVSNGKLESLRDNKDGTRTFRWVMDQPYANYLTSIVVAETTPVTQNFDGIPVYNFGYTNETKEVAATVKNLPATMKFFSEVTGVKYPYPKYSQAFVEDFGGGMENISATTQIEEMIHDERELLDNDSESLQSHELAHQWFGDYVTCRDWGQIWLNESFATYMQAMWTEKLKGHDEFLYTDISGNQDQVLRSWNSDLRRPIVTKYYENKDAIFDSYAYPGGGSVLHMLRKHLGDAAFSASLKHYLTANAHQPVSTEEFRIAIEETTGQAMDWFFDEWLYRMGHPIFEITQSYDENAKKLTLTAKQTQKVDPNNEYPQTAYFQSYVDIEIDGKVSRVWMEPKETNVWTFDAATKPKLVNFDYEGTLLKEMTFEKSTDDLIYQMENDKDVLGRKWALEELEKKLSGPDRGRIVNAMITTAEKDAFWRIRDDAFRAVTKPAGNRDGTASGTKPSAEIEALALKLVKDPAPAIRADAIGTLGRDASKQTADIAVSMIADPSYQVVNRAAWALGKSKDPRAFELLTKLSNTPSWHGRLASAGYTGLAQLADKRSFGPALAAVSNGSLSKNVRNTAVMVVAATGKGDQRAYPLIAQRTKQALERNDIQGAVDGLVAATELADPRGQELFDLAKEKFKNIPGLLPFVAAQEARFKAALKQ